The Budorcas taxicolor isolate Tak-1 chromosome 5, Takin1.1, whole genome shotgun sequence genome includes a window with the following:
- the MARCHF8 gene encoding E3 ubiquitin-protein ligase MARCHF8 has translation MSMSLHQISAVPPQDATSARVSRSKAKEREREEQNEKTLGHSMSHSSNISKAGGSSVASAPVSSFARTSVTPSNQDICSSSPVFSECCHHSPVPSAVVLKAPPCQSSLTQGLTVTVVCQDTAQASKRNPCGSEWVQALKPAKNTKAGRTLKFSKSLNDVGENARDALESFDYVERTCSEGKLVLPQDPCLRTNRFHQRERRILNRKALGSSKHSCVSSLSANHSAASEAGASKGGMHVLLLDEKADGEALSRSRRLLQYLLSFSRGSSSGSLHRFYQLESRATSPQPAKSSSRLAGSAGFYSDEMGDDDVFEDSASAKLKSRVLRAPLCSAEKDSDLDCPSPTSEKGPHLSPVSTAGDACRICHCEGDDESPLITPCRCAGSLHFVHQACLQQWIKSSDARCCELCKYEFIMETRLKPLRKWEKLQMTSSERRKIMCSVTFHVIAITCVVWSLYVLIDRTAEEIRQGQATGILEWPFWTKLVVVAIGFTGGLLFMYVQCKVYVQLWRRLKAYNRVIYVQNCPETSKRSIFEKSALTEPSFENKDGRGVCHSDTNSSCCTEPEDTGAEIIHV, from the exons GCTGGGGGCTCCTCGGTGGCGTCGGCTCCAGTGTCCTCCTTCGCTCGCACTTCGGTCACACCCTCCAATCAGGACATCTGCAG ttccagtccagtgttttctGAGTGTTGTCACCACAGTCCCGTGCCGTCTGCTGTTGTCTTGAAAGCTCCTCCCTGCCAGAGCTCTCTGACCCAGGGGCTCACTGTGACAGTTGTCTGTCAAGACACAGCGCAGGCGTCAAAGAGAAATCCCTGTGGTTCAGAGTGGGTCCAGGCCTTGAAGCCTGCTAAGAATACCAAAGCCGGAAGAACGCTGAAGTTCTCAAAATCCCTAAATGATGTGGGTGAGAACGCCCGGGATGCCTTGGAAAGTTTTGACTATGTGGAGAGGACCTGCTCTGAAGGGAAACTGGTACTCCCTCAGGACCCATGTCTCAGAACCAACAGGTTCcaccagagagaaagaagaatacTGAATCGCAAAGCCCTGGGCAGTTCCAAACATTCTTGTGTTTCATCCCTTTCTGCCAATCATTCAGCAGCCTCAGAGGCAGGAGCCAGCAAGGGGGGCATGCATGTCCTGCTTCTGGACGAGAAGGCGGATGGCGAGGCCCTCTCCCGAAGCCGGAGGCTGCTGCAGTACCTGCTCTCATTCTCGCGCGGCTCAAGCAGCGGCAGCCTGCACCGTTTCTACCAGCTGGAGAGCCGCGCCACCAGCCCGCAGCCCGCCAAGTCCTCCAGCAGGCTGGCCGGGAGTGCTGGCTTCTACTCTGATGAGATGGGGGATGACGACGTCTTTGAGGACAGCGCATCCGCAAAGCTGAAGAGCAGGGTGCTGCGGGCCCCCCTCTGCTCCGCGGAGAAGGACAGCGACCTGGACTGTCCTTCCCCCACCTCTGAAAAGGGTCCCCACCTCTCCCCTGTGTCCACAGCAGGGGATGCCTGCAG GATCTGCCACTGTGAAGGGGATGACGAGAGCCCCCTGATCACGCCCTGCCGCTGCGCAGGGAGCCTCCACTTCGTGCACCAGGCCTGCCTGCAGCAGTGGATCAAGAGCTCTGACGCGCGCTGCTGTGAGCTGTGCAAGTACGAGTTCATCATGGAGACCAGGCTGAAGCCGCTGAGGAAA TGGGAGAAGCTGCAGATGACATCCAGCGAGCGCAGGAAGATCATGTGCTCCGTGACCTTCCACGTCATCGCCATCACCTGTGTGGTCTGGTCCTTGTATGTGCTCATCGACCGCACCGCTGAGGAGATCAGGCAGGGGCAGGCGACAG GAATCCTAGAGTGGCCCTTTTGGACTAAGCTGGTGGTTGTGGCCATTGGATTTACCGGTGGACTTCTTTTCATGTACGTTCAGTGCAAAGTGTACGTACAGTTATGGAGGAGACTCAAGGCTTATAACAGAGTAATCTATGTCCAGAACTGTCCAGAAACAAGCAAAAGGagtatttttgaaaaatctgCACTAACAGAGCCCAGCTTTGAAAATAAAGATGGACGTGGAGTCTGTCATTCCGATACAAACTCTTCCTGTTGCACAGAACCTGAAGACACTGGAGCAGAGATCATTCACGTCTGA